In a genomic window of Aeromicrobium panaciterrae:
- a CDS encoding helix-turn-helix domain-containing protein yields MAWSDYDSSNCSIARTAEVLGDRWTVLVVRDLFNGVRRFDALQLHLGIARDVLAKRLKLLVDEDLVERRDYKAEGERARQEYVLTPAGRDLRTVLVALMDFGDKHRAGVDGPPVALHHRDCGEPIHAHLTCEAGHLIDSTTRAELIPLPGARLLVQA; encoded by the coding sequence ATGGCCTGGTCCGACTACGACTCGTCGAACTGCTCGATCGCGCGTACCGCGGAGGTTCTCGGCGATCGCTGGACCGTGCTGGTCGTACGCGATCTGTTCAACGGTGTGCGTCGTTTTGATGCTCTCCAGTTGCACCTCGGCATCGCCCGCGACGTGCTCGCGAAGCGGCTGAAGCTGCTGGTCGACGAAGACCTCGTCGAGCGACGCGACTACAAGGCCGAGGGTGAGCGGGCTCGCCAGGAGTACGTGCTGACACCGGCCGGACGAGATCTACGGACGGTTCTGGTCGCGCTGATGGACTTCGGTGACAAGCACCGAGCCGGCGTTGACGGTCCACCCGTCGCGCTTCATCACCGCGATTGTGGCGAGCCGATCCATGCCCACCTCACCTGCGAGGCGGGCCATCTGATCGACAGCACGACGCGGGCCGAGCTCATTCCGCTGCCGGGCGCCAGGCTGCTGGTTCAGGCGTAG